A DNA window from Micromonospora sp. NBC_01739 contains the following coding sequences:
- a CDS encoding DUF6412 domain-containing protein, protein MIGLAMLWYLVGVLADAGAGGMVTGTAAATGALLAVVLAAVNLLLRVVTPANRRVTGRMMRERCRRTGVPRHRDPDAAGRSRPRAPTATFAVA, encoded by the coding sequence GTGATCGGGCTCGCCATGCTCTGGTACCTCGTCGGTGTTCTCGCCGACGCGGGCGCCGGTGGCATGGTCACCGGCACCGCCGCGGCGACCGGGGCACTGCTGGCGGTCGTGCTAGCCGCGGTGAACCTGCTGCTGCGGGTGGTCACCCCGGCCAACCGGCGGGTCACCGGCCGGATGATGCGCGAACGCTGCCGCCGCACCGGCGTACCCCGGCATCGTGATCCGGACGCGGCCGGCCGCTCCCGCCCCCGCGCCCCGACGGCGACCTTCGCGGTCGCCTGA